The stretch of DNA CACGTGGTGGGACCTCGTCTGGTTCGGCGTGGGCGCCGTCATCGGCGCCGGGATCTTCGTGCTCACGGGCCAGGAGGCCCGCGacaccgccggccccgccgtcgTCATCTCCTACGTCGTCTCCGGCGTCTCCGCCATGCTCTCCGTCTTCTGCTACACAGAGTTCGCCGTCGAGATCCCCGTCGCAGGTAACGACGCGCCCTAGAATCTCGATCGCGTGCGCCAGGCTTACAAGATTACACAGTTTAATAGTTTATTTTTTTGTTCGCATGCCATGGCCTGCTTAGTTGGTTCATTTCCTCCATTGCCTCAAGATCAAACTGCTCTCAAGTCTCTTCCAGTCTCAGcctaagagaaaaaaaaacagttttttttccaaaaaagaaaagaatacaTGTTGAAAGAGTATTAGGTCGATGGATAAACATCTATACTAGTATGAAGTACAAAGATTCTTCTGCatctacaaaaaaaatattaaaagatTCGGTTTGGCATTAGGCGTGTCGATTCTTTAAAACGTCTTTACATGGAAAGATTCCAACTAGTGAGAAACTAATGGAAAATTTCTAAATTAAATGTTGTTCAGGCGGGGTGTGATTGTGACCATCCCAGACTCATCATCCATACAGTTAGTAAAATTTGTATGAACACCGGTAGCTGGAGTACTAATTTCTCTGGATCAATACAAAATGTCACTGCCAGAGTGCCAGTACAGTATGGCAGCGTTTACGACTTGTTCATCTTTTATTGGACTCGGTCAATGGTCAGTGAGCACTGTAGCTTTTAGTGGTATCTTGGTGATCCTATCCAGTTGATAAGGTTCAGACTGAGACTCCCCGCACATGGACAGATTTGAAACCCTTTGAATCTTTTTAAACTTAATAACGACATTTTTTGTGCGCTGAAGAAATACTTCACACCaatgaaatagaaaaatatCGTAGTATGACTTGAGGCAGATCGTACTTCACATCAGCAGGTCACAGTCTCGTAAAATAAATCAAGCAACCAGTATAATTTGGTCCAAATCTGACGGTTCGCCACGAAAATTCTCTACTTTGACCAGACTGTGCTTCTTGAAGCGGGAAAGATCAGATACTGAGCGCATTTTGTTGACTTGGGCAACTGCATCACTCATCAGGAGCATTAAGATTCTTTGCAATTTACTTGATATATGTATAGCGATGTACATCTACTAACCCTGTCATTTCAACTGGGTGTATCATTAAGTTGGATTAGTTCAAACAATTAGCAAATTCATTAGTTTGCCcatttcagaattttttttttgaaaagaaggcCCATTTCAGAATGAGAAAGCAAAGCATTGCTTGTTTGTCGcattgagaaaaaaaagggacatATTTATGTAAATGCTTTGGCAGGCCCGCCTGTCGATATGCTGACCAATTCTTGCAGCTCACATATTGTCGTTTTGTATaagctttttattttttttaaaaaaagttgcATTTGTCTATATCAGAAAATCATGTTCTACTCTtgctttttaaaaaaacaatctTCTGCTACATGAAAAATATTAAACTACTTCAGCAAGCCTATGCATTTTAGTTTGCAAAAATCTGAAAAACTATGCTGCTAGACTGCTAGTGCTAGCTTTGCTAGGTTGGATGTGTTGATTCAAACTAATGCGAACAGGCAAATGgcaatgaaaaattctgatctGTTGGAGAAACGCAAATAATCATGAGTGTGTTCATTATTCACGATGAATTGCATGCAGGCGGATCGTTCGCGTATCTGCGCGTGGAGCTCGGCGACTTCATGGCGTTCGTGGCGGCGGGCAACATCCTGCTGGAGTACTgcatcggcggcgcggcggtggcgcggtcgTGGACGTCCTACTTCGCCACGCTGCTGAACCACCACCCCAGCGATTTCCGCATCCACGCGTCGTCGCTCGCCCCCGACTACTCGGAGCTCGACcccatcgccgtcgtcgtcatcgcGCTCGTCTGCGTCTTCGCCGTTGTCAGCACCAAGGGCACCTCCCGCTTCAACTACGTGCTCTCCATCCTCCACATTGccgtcatcatcttcatcatcgtgGCCGGGCTCACCAAGGCCGACACCGCCAACATGCGGGACTTCATGCACTACGGCGTCCGCGGCATCTTCTCGGCGTCCGCCGTGCTCTTTTTCGCCTACATCGGCTTCGACGCCGTGAGCACCATGGCCGAGGAGACCAAGAACCCCGCGCGAGACATCCCCATCGGCCTCGTCGGCGCCATGACGCTCACCACCGCGCTCTACTGCGTGCTCGCCGTCACGCTCTGCCTCATGCGGCCGTTCGGCTCCATCGACGCGGACGCGCCCTTCTCCGTGGCGTTCGCGGACAGGGGCATGGACTGGGCCAAGTACATCGTCGCCTTCGGCGCGCTCAAGGGGATGACCACCGTGCTGCTGGTCAGCGCCGTCGGCCAGGCGCGCTACCTCACGCACATCGCCCGGACGCACATGATGCCGCCGTGGCTCGCGCAGGTGCACCCGCGCACGGGGACGCCCGTGAACGCCACCATCGCCATGCTCGTCGCCACCGCCGTCATCgccttcttcaccgacctcggCATCCTCGCCAACCTGCTCTCCATCTCCACGCTCTTCATCTTCATGCTCGTCGCCGTGGCGCTGCTGGTGCGCCGCTACTACGTATCCGGGGAGACCACGGACGCCGACCGGAACAAGCTGGTGGCGTGCATCGCCGCCATCCTGGCGACGtcggtggcgacggcgacgtgctGGGGGGTGGACGTCAAGGGGTGGGTGCCGTACGCGGTGACGGTGCCCGCGTGGTTCGCGTCGACGGCGTGCCTGTGGGCGTTCGTGCCGCAGGCGAGGGCGCCCAAGCTGTGGGGGGTGCCGCTGGTGCCGTGGCTGCCGTCGGCGTCCATCGCCATCAACGTCTTCCTGCTGGGCTCCATCGACTCCAAGTCGTTCATGCGGTTCGGGATATGGACGGCCGCGCTGCTCGTCTACTACCTCTTCGTCGGCCTGCACGCGTCCTACGACACGGCCAAGGCGCTCGCCGCCGAGTCCGCCGTGACTGCCAAGGTGGAGGAGGGCGACGGCAAGCCGGCGCAAGGCGCCGTACACGACGGCGAGTACTGAAGCCTGATGGGAGATGCAGTCGTGGATATAAAATGTTACTTGCACCAGTGCTTGATGTTGCGACAGAAAAATACTAGTCGCCTATGTCAATGTTCATTAGGATTACATTACAGACGAACAAAATTAAGTTTGTACAAATCTTCAGCGGTCATCAGACTAAGCTTGTTGTGCAGGTAAATTGTGTTTAGTTCATGTTCGTACACTATTTGAATTTTTTGTCCTGGAGATAAGAAGTTTCTGAAATAGCTCATTTGCGCTCAAGCATCAAGATATCTGATGTCCAGATAGTATTGACGCACAGCGCCAAAAGCAGAGTGGCGTGGTGACACAAGCAGGATCCATTTGATATTGTCTTGATAGGACAAGTTCAATTTGCACAATTTATAGAAAAAGTCCGCATTACAAATGGTCCCTCGTTGGGAATGAAGGAAACTCGCAGGGGGGAGTTCAGCTCATGAGATTGTAAGAAAAATTCTGCATTCCAAATGGGCCCTTGTTCGAAACGCTAAAATTCATACGAAAGTTCAACTCCATAGAGATTAGGGAAAAACTCACATTCCAATTGGACACACACTAAGGTACCAGTGAAAAAAACTTtgttctatatatacccaactCTTTGATCTTCTATCAAACTATAAGGGGCATGCTAATGTTAATCGGATGTAAATTGAcaaaactctacttctgatggGCCTTGTTTAGTCAGATCAGCTACCTGGCACTGCATTCCAAGATCCCGCCACTCGCGGCTCTGATAACACCGTCTCGAGCATCTCTCTTAGCCCAGCCTCCATGACTGTCGAGTGTCGAGTCTGATCTAGTGAGTATTACTCTGATTGAAGAAGCCTATAAAATGTTTTTTTCCTAGCTGGAAGGGAAGCCTAGGAAATCTCCattcaaatttaaatatttatttacaaACAGCTGAGGTCCGTCTGAAAGTTAAGAGCAATTCGGCCCAAATATCCATTCAAGTCCATCCGTAGTCAAGGCCCATCGGCCCAAGACCGGTAAAGCCCCGTCTCGTCTGCAACTCCCCACTCCTCCCTTAAACCCTCGctctccgccgcccgccgcttcCTTCCTCGCTTCCCCAAACTCTAGCacacgaccggcggcggcggcagcggcgagacACCGCCTCGCCCTTCCCGAAATCCTAACGCAAGCCTGCGCTCTCGCTCTCCCCACCGGCCACCATGGCGCCGCGACCCCGCAAGCGGGCCTCGCGCCCCACCAAGCCCCGCGCGGGTTcccgccgtggcggcggcggaggggacgaCAACCCCTTCTTCGATTCCG from Panicum virgatum strain AP13 chromosome 9K, P.virgatum_v5, whole genome shotgun sequence encodes:
- the LOC120650266 gene encoding cationic amino acid transporter 1-like; the protein is MAVGGGGVRQRQRGCSCAKADFFPEESFSSWSAYGRALRSTGARLADRLTSRSLESTELHEVRARSGADMKRDLTWWDLVWFGVGAVIGAGIFVLTGQEARDTAGPAVVISYVVSGVSAMLSVFCYTEFAVEIPVAGGSFAYLRVELGDFMAFVAAGNILLEYCIGGAAVARSWTSYFATLLNHHPSDFRIHASSLAPDYSELDPIAVVVIALVCVFAVVSTKGTSRFNYVLSILHIAVIIFIIVAGLTKADTANMRDFMHYGVRGIFSASAVLFFAYIGFDAVSTMAEETKNPARDIPIGLVGAMTLTTALYCVLAVTLCLMRPFGSIDADAPFSVAFADRGMDWAKYIVAFGALKGMTTVLLVSAVGQARYLTHIARTHMMPPWLAQVHPRTGTPVNATIAMLVATAVIAFFTDLGILANLLSISTLFIFMLVAVALLVRRYYVSGETTDADRNKLVACIAAILATSVATATCWGVDVKGWVPYAVTVPAWFASTACLWAFVPQARAPKLWGVPLVPWLPSASIAINVFLLGSIDSKSFMRFGIWTAALLVYYLFVGLHASYDTAKALAAESAVTAKVEEGDGKPAQGAVHDGEY